One part of the Clostridium thermosuccinogenes genome encodes these proteins:
- a CDS encoding ABC transporter substrate-binding protein, whose amino-acid sequence MKKVFEKFLAGTVAACMMISLLSGCGKSSEGAKNDTSSSETKTSASESTAKKEPIKIKYPSYRVGTHVSAPAEKKILDAFREKYGDEVIVEVEEIPSDQTYVDKMKILAASKDMPDIVEGKNGINNVLISANLAVPLNKYLDEDPQWKEEIGQKAIEANSRDGKCWSISTARQIVGYFYNKEMFEKAGIKPAETWEEFESNLEKLKSAGFTPLALMTGENAWTTNLILASIIGTSGEAGNNFMNTLYPKNFETPEVIDALAKIQAMLQNYTTTDALGAAYANAANNFCQGKAAIIANGPWMIPDFSNPDKAPEGFEQKVGVAMYPNAGIFSSFEEGFMLCSKDDVHREAALKFLKFRTGAFAQSVMLEMNSVTPLTENVKPSEEFKKKYPLFMEINEFAAKAKYNYKFLDTINYANVTDAWKNIYPELAFNKVTPEQAAKMLSDVAAKNKD is encoded by the coding sequence ATGAAAAAAGTATTTGAAAAATTCTTAGCCGGTACTGTTGCAGCATGTATGATGATTTCGCTTTTAAGCGGCTGTGGCAAATCGTCGGAAGGTGCCAAAAATGACACTTCTTCTTCCGAAACAAAAACCAGCGCATCGGAGAGCACTGCCAAGAAGGAGCCTATCAAGATCAAGTACCCTTCCTACAGAGTTGGTACCCATGTATCTGCTCCTGCTGAAAAGAAAATACTCGACGCATTTAGGGAAAAGTACGGAGATGAAGTAATAGTCGAGGTGGAAGAAATACCTAGTGACCAAACCTATGTGGACAAAATGAAAATTCTGGCAGCATCGAAAGATATGCCGGATATCGTTGAGGGTAAAAACGGAATCAATAATGTGCTGATCAGCGCTAATCTGGCAGTACCACTGAACAAATACCTTGACGAGGACCCTCAGTGGAAGGAAGAAATAGGCCAAAAAGCCATCGAGGCAAATTCACGGGACGGAAAGTGCTGGTCAATCAGTACCGCACGCCAGATCGTTGGCTACTTCTACAACAAGGAAATGTTTGAAAAAGCGGGAATAAAGCCAGCTGAAACCTGGGAAGAGTTTGAGTCCAACTTGGAAAAGCTTAAATCCGCAGGGTTTACGCCATTGGCTTTGATGACGGGGGAAAATGCCTGGACCACCAACCTCATCCTAGCTTCCATCATCGGAACCAGCGGCGAGGCAGGAAACAATTTTATGAATACCCTTTATCCCAAGAATTTCGAAACCCCGGAAGTGATTGACGCATTGGCAAAGATACAAGCAATGCTTCAAAATTACACAACAACCGATGCGCTTGGTGCGGCCTATGCAAATGCAGCCAATAACTTCTGCCAGGGCAAGGCTGCAATCATAGCCAACGGACCGTGGATGATACCGGACTTCAGCAACCCGGACAAAGCTCCGGAAGGCTTTGAGCAAAAAGTTGGCGTTGCCATGTATCCCAATGCGGGAATATTCTCCTCCTTTGAAGAAGGATTCATGCTCTGCTCCAAGGACGATGTGCATAGGGAAGCAGCTCTTAAATTCCTTAAGTTCAGAACCGGAGCTTTTGCGCAAAGCGTGATGCTTGAAATGAACAGTGTAACTCCTTTGACAGAGAACGTCAAGCCCAGCGAAGAGTTTAAAAAGAAGTATCCGTTATTTATGGAGATAAATGAATTCGCTGCAAAAGCAAAATACAACTATAAATTCCTGGATACCATCAACTACGCCAATGTGACCGACGCATGGAAAAACATCTATCCTGAACTGGCTTTCAATAAGGTTACACCGGAGCAGGCCGCCAAGATGCTGAGCGATGTGGCTGCCAAGAATAAGGATTAA
- a CDS encoding carbohydrate ABC transporter permease: MRGISLLLRFIKYSFVVFILLISLGPFVWVLISSFKTNAEILSSNIGLPKQLRMSNYLNAFKLAPLAQFYVNSAIVATFGTLLNITILSMSAYVIARFDFKSKKILVPIFSLALLIPGAALLQPLYLTTTALGLYDKLIGLIIVYAGFGLPTSLYILTSYFLTIPKELEESSYLDGAGFVKTFASIVLPVSKPGIVTSAVLQFLLCWSEFQFALTLTTGNKSRTLPLALYYFKSQFGSNYGVMFAATVIVIIPSIIVFALLQRQVISGLTAGAVKG, from the coding sequence ATGAGAGGAATCAGTTTACTACTGCGTTTCATAAAATATTCGTTTGTTGTTTTCATTCTTTTGATTTCATTGGGGCCTTTTGTGTGGGTTCTGATTTCATCATTCAAAACCAATGCTGAGATACTGTCATCAAATATTGGGCTGCCAAAGCAATTGAGAATGTCAAATTATTTGAACGCGTTTAAATTAGCTCCCCTGGCTCAGTTTTACGTCAACAGCGCCATTGTAGCCACATTCGGAACCTTGCTTAACATCACCATTTTAAGCATGTCTGCCTACGTCATAGCAAGATTCGATTTTAAAAGCAAGAAAATACTCGTTCCCATATTTTCTCTTGCGCTTTTGATACCGGGAGCAGCGCTGCTTCAACCGCTGTACCTGACAACAACAGCCCTTGGCCTTTATGACAAACTCATAGGACTGATCATTGTTTACGCGGGTTTTGGTTTGCCTACGTCGCTGTATATATTGACAAGCTACTTTCTGACCATACCTAAAGAGCTGGAGGAATCTTCATATTTAGACGGAGCTGGCTTTGTAAAAACCTTCGCCAGCATTGTTCTGCCTGTATCAAAACCGGGTATCGTAACATCAGCCGTTCTTCAGTTCCTTCTTTGCTGGAGCGAGTTCCAATTTGCCCTCACGCTGACCACCGGCAACAAAAGCAGGACGCTTCCGCTGGCATTATATTATTTCAAAAGCCAGTTTGGCAGCAATTACGGAGTGATGTTTGCAGCGACCGTCATCGTCATCATCCCGAGTATCATCGTATTTGCATTGCTGCAAAGGCAGGTCATATCAGGCTTGACGGCCGGAGCGGTTAAAGGCTGA
- a CDS encoding carbohydrate ABC transporter permease — protein sequence MLKNKIFIPIFILPTILLFGVVYAASLLILLGSSFTDWSIGSKVSFIGLSNYIKIITDDDDFRRSLINTIIWVILQSTVHVAIGVIFALILARKEFYWKFARTAFMVPNIISGAAMGMLFLCILNPEFGAVNNLIRLIGYKGFSQNWFMDYRTSFLSVTMTWLPYAAVITLLVLAEIASMPESIFESARMDGASEFKTNLYIVIPMLRNIMGTCVIVAGTSMVQKLDIIMMTTGGGPGNITMNLPVYIYKSALMDNNFGYANTLGVFLIGIGILFVLAVRKIFKLGTSEM from the coding sequence TTGCTCAAAAATAAAATATTCATACCAATATTTATCTTGCCCACAATACTGTTGTTTGGAGTAGTTTATGCAGCATCGCTGCTGATTCTTCTAGGCTCTTCCTTCACAGACTGGAGCATTGGATCAAAAGTTTCCTTTATAGGTCTTAGCAATTACATTAAAATTATCACTGATGACGATGACTTCCGCCGCAGCCTGATAAATACGATTATCTGGGTTATACTGCAATCCACCGTTCATGTTGCCATCGGCGTCATATTTGCTCTTATCCTCGCCAGGAAGGAATTCTATTGGAAATTTGCCAGGACAGCTTTTATGGTGCCTAACATCATATCCGGCGCTGCCATGGGAATGCTTTTTCTCTGCATATTGAATCCCGAATTCGGAGCGGTAAACAACCTCATCCGTCTGATAGGTTATAAGGGCTTTTCTCAAAACTGGTTCATGGATTACAGAACATCCTTCCTGTCAGTAACCATGACATGGCTGCCTTATGCCGCTGTGATCACTCTTCTGGTATTGGCGGAGATTGCTTCCATGCCGGAAAGCATTTTCGAGTCTGCAAGGATGGACGGAGCCAGTGAGTTCAAGACAAACCTTTACATCGTCATCCCCATGTTAAGAAACATCATGGGAACCTGTGTCATCGTCGCAGGCACCAGCATGGTGCAGAAGTTGGACATCATAATGATGACGACGGGAGGCGGGCCGGGGAACATCACCATGAACCTTCCTGTGTATATCTACAAGTCGGCGTTAATGGATAATAATTTCGGGTATGCCAACACTTTGGGCGTTTTTCTTATAGGCATAGGCATCCTTTTCGTGCTGGCCGTACGGAAAATTTTCAAACTTGGGACATCGGAAATGTAA
- a CDS encoding sensor histidine kinase: MSFIQRARERLISFYSHVKSYLSGRYYALPIRNKIILLVVLMILVPMIFAGFYYYSILSDTLTRNAFENLDKLILQINENIERSYKIIDNTSLHFISNNTIRSRILNNMPTEEDYYSMFVNKSKMEEELKYSLMFNNAWDMKLITTAFVFLNKTAYFSLSRSAKPIQIVAENNLKIFNELDLDKMEGFMIMPPSPGDHTVYFVRVISNIYHPEHKLALIIGTDEAELYKMYEKLLEFPGSVAYIIDNNGIIYSTQDKDRLGTMVDASVLDLKNKSGVSEAVLNNKTYYVASKKISNSSLTFVAGIPKQQILAQLYGSIRSYLIITSLIVLICLAVGIFLTLGFTRFIKDMLHSINMVKYGNYDIKMPVYKDVELNLLSETFNNMTAEIKHLINQVYEKQLLFKETEFKFLQSQINPHFLMNTLITIGYKAKLSQDESIYRMVTSLSELLQASIYSNNNTKIPIREELELCKFYLYLQKARFEDKLEYTINVRDESVLDYYLPKLSLEPIVENAVVHGIEGKMGKGMININIWEDSGSVYMEVIDDGLGFDVGSVQLADSDMAIPRKKGHNRIGLDNTNKRVKLLYGEQYGIKIESEPNKGSRVVVHIPVDKGENKIV; this comes from the coding sequence GTGAGTTTTATTCAAAGAGCGCGCGAGAGATTGATTAGCTTCTATTCACATGTAAAATCGTATCTTTCGGGACGATATTACGCTCTACCCATAAGGAACAAGATTATACTTTTAGTGGTTCTTATGATACTTGTTCCAATGATTTTTGCCGGTTTTTACTATTATTCCATCTTATCCGACACCCTGACCCGCAATGCCTTTGAAAATCTGGATAAGCTTATTCTTCAGATCAATGAAAACATTGAAAGGAGCTACAAGATCATTGACAATACCTCTCTCCATTTTATATCCAATAATACCATCCGTTCAAGGATTCTGAATAATATGCCAACGGAAGAGGATTATTACAGCATGTTCGTAAACAAAAGCAAAATGGAGGAGGAGCTGAAATACAGCCTGATGTTCAACAATGCCTGGGACATGAAATTGATTACAACGGCATTTGTATTTTTAAACAAAACGGCCTATTTTTCCTTATCCAGGTCAGCCAAACCCATCCAAATTGTTGCGGAAAACAACCTAAAAATATTTAACGAACTGGATCTGGACAAGATGGAAGGCTTCATGATCATGCCCCCATCCCCCGGCGACCATACGGTTTATTTTGTCCGTGTTATTTCCAACATATACCACCCCGAACACAAGCTGGCCTTGATTATCGGCACCGATGAGGCGGAATTGTATAAAATGTATGAGAAGCTCCTGGAATTTCCAGGTTCTGTTGCCTATATCATTGATAACAACGGAATAATCTATTCAACGCAAGATAAGGATAGGCTTGGAACGATGGTTGATGCATCAGTGCTGGACTTGAAGAACAAAAGCGGGGTTTCGGAAGCAGTTTTGAACAATAAAACATACTATGTGGCTTCAAAAAAGATAAGCAACAGCAGCCTGACCTTCGTCGCAGGCATCCCCAAGCAGCAAATTCTTGCACAGCTTTATGGCAGCATCCGAAGCTACCTGATTATAACTTCGCTTATCGTTCTGATTTGCCTGGCTGTCGGTATATTTCTGACCCTGGGCTTCACCCGCTTCATAAAAGACATGCTGCACAGCATTAACATGGTGAAATACGGAAACTATGATATAAAAATGCCGGTATATAAAGATGTGGAGTTAAACCTGCTGAGCGAAACTTTCAACAACATGACTGCAGAGATCAAACACCTCATCAATCAGGTTTATGAAAAGCAGCTTTTGTTCAAGGAGACAGAGTTCAAATTTCTACAATCACAGATTAACCCTCACTTTTTGATGAACACCCTAATAACAATAGGTTATAAGGCAAAGCTGTCCCAAGATGAATCGATATACAGGATGGTCACATCCTTAAGCGAGCTTCTGCAGGCAAGCATCTATTCAAACAACAATACCAAAATCCCCATACGTGAGGAACTGGAGCTTTGCAAGTTTTATCTTTATCTGCAGAAGGCAAGGTTCGAGGATAAGCTCGAGTACACAATAAACGTCAGAGATGAATCCGTGCTCGATTACTATCTTCCCAAGCTGAGCCTCGAACCGATAGTCGAAAATGCCGTTGTCCATGGAATAGAAGGCAAGATGGGCAAGGGCATGATAAACATCAATATCTGGGAAGACTCAGGCTCAGTATACATGGAAGTGATTGACGACGGCTTGGGATTTGATGTCGGAAGCGTCCAGCTGGCTGACTCAGATATGGCAATCCCCAGAAAAAAAGGGCATAACCGCATAGGCTTGGACAATACTAATAAAAGAGTAAAATTGCTTTATGGAGAACAATATGGTATAAAAATCGAAAGCGAACCCAATAAAGGGTCCAGGGTTGTTGTTCATATTCCGGTGGATAAAGGAGAAAATAAGATTGTATAA
- a CDS encoding response regulator, whose translation MMIVDDEAVIRKGLQCFINWSALDCRLVCEASNGIEAIECLKNNDIDIVIADIRMPGLDGLELSKYIHDHYPSTKVIILTAFADFSYAQAAIKYYVVDFIVKTNPTEKIPEAIKKAKELIMRQKEKENQLKLLESKLRENTSEIQEKLIKDIINGIVFPPDLIGKKLAQNGIQLENFFIIVFEISDPSADYSENPEAHNRFIMSVKNFLGMAFKDYHYHLFVMSKNILFIIVSFTKGSASFCTQSLLVTCNEVLAMLDSFMKFTISIGISGMHKSPAEIPQAYNEALEASSSNFYNSNNVSVYASSAGESRKSAYVQMHKFNDAIVNHIQSGNLNAALEDINKLFQKYRENKEPIEHIKVSSMLLCSLCFRLPANLNLNADLLNINEADIYKQIQQCKSIQSLLDLIVDVIKSISKLTSENKKQYSLIVREVNNFLHNNYNKNINLQSIADHVHVNSSYLSRLFKKETNMSIIDTLNKIRIEKAKQLLMDPRNKVFEVASEVGFDDPTYFTHVFAKYVGMSPKEYRDRSNGFHL comes from the coding sequence GTGATGATCGTTGATGATGAGGCAGTTATCAGAAAAGGCCTTCAATGCTTTATAAACTGGAGCGCATTGGATTGCAGGCTTGTTTGCGAAGCCAGCAACGGCATAGAGGCCATAGAGTGCCTTAAAAACAATGATATCGATATTGTGATAGCCGACATCAGAATGCCCGGCCTTGATGGTCTTGAGCTTTCAAAATATATCCATGACCATTATCCGTCAACTAAAGTAATCATACTTACGGCATTTGCAGATTTTTCCTATGCTCAGGCTGCAATTAAATATTACGTAGTTGACTTCATAGTAAAGACAAACCCTACTGAGAAAATTCCAGAAGCTATCAAAAAGGCCAAGGAGTTAATCATGCGGCAGAAGGAGAAGGAAAACCAGCTCAAGCTTTTGGAAAGCAAGTTGAGGGAAAATACTTCCGAAATCCAGGAAAAACTCATAAAAGATATAATCAACGGAATAGTCTTTCCTCCGGATTTGATAGGCAAAAAGCTCGCGCAAAACGGTATACAGCTCGAAAATTTTTTCATAATTGTATTTGAAATATCAGATCCTTCTGCGGATTACAGTGAAAATCCTGAAGCGCATAACAGGTTCATTATGTCTGTTAAGAATTTCCTAGGAATGGCCTTCAAAGATTACCACTACCACTTATTTGTAATGAGTAAAAACATACTTTTTATAATAGTATCCTTTACCAAAGGCAGTGCCTCCTTCTGCACCCAGTCCTTGCTTGTAACTTGCAATGAGGTTCTGGCAATGCTTGACAGCTTCATGAAATTTACTATTTCCATCGGCATCAGCGGCATGCATAAATCGCCGGCCGAAATTCCCCAGGCTTACAATGAAGCATTGGAAGCATCCTCGTCCAATTTTTACAACAGCAACAACGTGTCGGTGTATGCATCTTCAGCTGGAGAGTCCCGTAAGAGCGCCTATGTTCAAATGCATAAGTTTAATGATGCCATAGTAAACCATATTCAATCCGGCAACCTCAATGCAGCGCTGGAAGACATAAACAAGCTTTTTCAAAAATACCGGGAAAATAAGGAGCCTATTGAGCACATCAAGGTGTCAAGCATGCTTCTGTGCTCGCTTTGTTTCAGATTGCCGGCTAATCTCAATCTGAATGCGGATTTGCTAAATATCAATGAAGCTGACATTTACAAGCAGATTCAGCAGTGCAAATCCATACAGAGCCTGCTCGACCTTATAGTCGATGTCATTAAATCAATATCCAAGCTGACTTCCGAAAATAAAAAGCAATACAGCCTGATTGTAAGAGAAGTAAACAATTTTCTGCATAACAATTACAATAAGAACATAAATCTGCAGTCTATCGCAGATCATGTGCATGTGAACAGCAGCTATCTGAGCCGCCTTTTCAAAAAGGAAACCAATATGTCCATAATTGATACCCTCAACAAGATAAGAATTGAAAAGGCAAAGCAGCTTCTTATGGATCCCAGGAATAAAGTTTTTGAAGTGGCTTCAGAAGTTGGATTTGACGACCCCACATATTTTACGCACGTATTTGCAAAGTATGTGGGAATGAGCCCTAAAGAATATAGAGACCGGAGCAATGGTTTTCATTTATAA
- a CDS encoding ABC transporter ATP-binding protein: MVRKPHLYEGKELVAGYDKRIIVDGIDIAIPSNKISVIIGANACGKSTLLKTLARLIKPVSGKVVIDGKKITSMPSKQLAQVLGLLPQSPVVPEGITVWDLVSRGRYPYQSFLKSMDKSDVKAVEEALELMGISELANRVVDELSGGQRQRVWIAMALAQQTDILLLDEPTTYLDIAYQVEILDLLTDLNRRRGTTVVMVLHDINLSARYADYIFALRKGKLIAQGTPSEVITPDLIAKVFDLDCIVIKDPVSSSPFVVPRGRHHVNLQKVV, from the coding sequence ATGGTTAGAAAACCACATTTGTATGAAGGAAAAGAATTGGTGGCAGGATATGACAAAAGGATTATAGTTGATGGAATCGATATAGCTATTCCGAGCAATAAAATAAGTGTTATTATTGGTGCTAATGCCTGTGGTAAATCAACTTTGTTGAAAACCCTTGCCAGGCTTATAAAGCCTGTCTCGGGAAAAGTTGTAATTGACGGTAAAAAGATTACTTCAATGCCTTCCAAGCAGCTGGCACAGGTTTTGGGGCTGCTTCCCCAATCACCGGTGGTTCCGGAAGGTATAACTGTTTGGGATCTGGTCTCCAGAGGGAGATATCCATACCAGTCATTTTTAAAAAGCATGGATAAATCAGATGTCAAGGCTGTGGAAGAAGCCCTTGAATTAATGGGAATATCGGAGCTTGCAAATCGTGTTGTGGATGAACTCTCCGGCGGGCAGCGGCAAAGGGTATGGATAGCAATGGCCTTGGCTCAGCAAACGGACATACTTCTTCTGGATGAGCCGACAACTTATCTTGATATTGCTTATCAAGTGGAGATTTTGGATTTACTGACGGATCTGAATCGCAGGAGAGGGACAACTGTTGTGATGGTGCTTCATGATATAAATTTGTCCGCCAGGTACGCAGACTATATATTTGCTCTTCGTAAAGGGAAATTGATTGCCCAGGGTACGCCATCTGAGGTTATAACACCCGATTTAATTGCCAAGGTGTTTGATTTGGATTGCATAGTTATAAAAGATCCGGTATCCTCTTCGCCCTTTGTGGTGCCAAGAGGAAGACACCATGTGAATTTGCAGAAGGTGGTATGA